From the Aquitalea magnusonii genome, one window contains:
- a CDS encoding PaaI family thioesterase, which translates to MTASPANPQVLETMSKLFVSLPHCATLGFQYLGTEGRRPVLKVEWREDLVGNPASGTIHGGVITSLVDTTSAVSVTACLPDFETIATLDLRIDYLTAATPGKAIHCRAECYRLASQIAFTRAVCYHDDPADPIAHGVATFMRESSRASMLQEPKP; encoded by the coding sequence ATGACGGCAAGCCCTGCCAATCCGCAGGTGCTGGAGACGATGAGCAAGCTCTTCGTCTCCCTCCCGCACTGTGCCACCCTTGGTTTCCAGTATCTGGGCACCGAGGGTCGCCGCCCGGTGCTCAAGGTGGAGTGGCGGGAAGACCTGGTGGGCAACCCCGCCAGCGGCACCATTCACGGCGGGGTGATCACCTCGCTGGTGGATACCACCAGCGCCGTTTCGGTCACCGCCTGCCTGCCGGATTTTGAAACCATTGCCACGCTGGACCTGCGCATCGACTACCTGACGGCAGCCACACCGGGCAAGGCCATTCACTGCCGTGCGGAGTGTTACCGCCTGGCCAGCCAGATCGCCTTCACCCGCGCCGTGTGCTATCACGATGACCCCGCCGATCCCATCGCCCATGGTGTAGCCACTTTCATGCGTGAATCCAGTCGCGCCTCGATGTTGCAGGAGCCAAAACCATGA
- the modA gene encoding molybdate ABC transporter substrate-binding protein, with protein MKARLIALSLCSMVLAGYTQAGEITVSAAASLTNAFKDIARGFEAQNPGSKVNFNFAASGVLLQQMAKGAPVDVFASADQETMDSAVKQKLVNSAERKDFARNALVLIVPSDSKLKLQQLSDLQQAGIRHVALGIPASVPVGRYAKRALENARLWPAVEAKAINTQNVRQSLDYVARGEVEAGFVYQTDAAIMPDKVKVAFTVPLDETINYPVARTASAANAAEAQRFVSYLLSPAAQSILSRYGFHKP; from the coding sequence ATGAAAGCAAGGCTGATTGCCCTATCCCTGTGCAGCATGGTGCTGGCAGGCTACACCCAGGCTGGTGAAATCACAGTTTCCGCCGCCGCCAGCCTCACCAATGCCTTCAAGGATATTGCCCGTGGGTTTGAAGCACAGAACCCCGGCAGCAAGGTCAATTTCAACTTTGCCGCCTCCGGCGTGCTGCTGCAGCAAATGGCCAAGGGAGCACCGGTGGATGTATTTGCCTCCGCCGACCAGGAAACCATGGACAGCGCGGTGAAGCAAAAACTGGTCAACAGCGCCGAGCGCAAGGACTTTGCCCGCAATGCCCTGGTGCTGATTGTTCCGAGCGACAGCAAGCTTAAGCTGCAGCAGTTGTCCGATCTGCAACAGGCCGGCATCCGCCATGTGGCGCTGGGCATCCCGGCCAGCGTGCCGGTGGGACGCTACGCCAAGCGCGCTCTGGAAAACGCCCGCCTGTGGCCGGCGGTGGAAGCCAAGGCCATCAACACCCAGAACGTGCGCCAGTCGCTGGACTACGTGGCGCGTGGCGAGGTGGAAGCCGGCTTTGTCTACCAGACTGACGCCGCCATCATGCCGGACAAGGTAAAAGTGGCGTTTACCGTGCCGCTGGATGAAACCATCAACTACCCGGTGGCCCGTACCGCCAGCGCGGCCAATGCCGCCGAGGCGCAGCGCTTTGTCAGCTACCTGCTGTCTCCCGCCGCCCAGTCCATCCTGAGCCGCTACGGCTTTCACAAGCCCTGA
- a CDS encoding MFS transporter, translating into MDRSIQRLLLAGGLIVSLAMGIRHGFGFFMPPMTSAFGWTRESFAFALGMQNLIWGLAQPFAGALADRHGPGKVLLGGGLLYALGLLLMTVSATPVLFSLSAGVLLGLALSGTTYSVIFGVLGRTVPAAYRSRAMGLTAAAGSFGQFAMVPIERSLIDGMGWLPSLLVLAGCALLMLPLGRSLTRQADAMPQTGAPQVHAHLLQGMLHTFARAWTEKGFRLLMAGYFVCGFQVVFIGVHLPAYLRDHGMGGNIASLALALIGLFNIFGTFIFGEAGSRYAKPPLLAGIYLARSIAIGLFLLLPLSVPSVLVFASVMGFLWLSTVPLTNGVIASQFGVQHLGMLSGAVFFSHQLGSFLGVWLGGKLYDLNGNYNIVWGIAIALGVLAALANLPIREQASAAFADKAAA; encoded by the coding sequence ATGGACCGCTCCATTCAACGCTTGCTGCTTGCGGGCGGCCTCATCGTGTCACTGGCCATGGGCATTCGCCATGGCTTCGGCTTTTTCATGCCGCCCATGACCAGCGCCTTTGGCTGGACCCGCGAAAGCTTCGCCTTTGCGCTGGGCATGCAGAACCTGATCTGGGGCCTGGCGCAGCCCTTTGCCGGAGCCCTGGCCGACCGGCATGGTCCGGGCAAGGTGCTGCTGGGCGGGGGCCTGCTGTATGCCTTGGGCCTGCTGCTGATGACGGTATCGGCCACGCCGGTGCTGTTTTCGCTGTCAGCCGGCGTCTTGCTGGGGCTGGCCTTGTCCGGCACCACCTATAGCGTGATTTTTGGCGTGCTGGGCCGTACCGTGCCCGCTGCCTATCGTTCGCGCGCCATGGGACTGACCGCAGCGGCCGGCTCCTTCGGTCAGTTTGCCATGGTGCCGATCGAGCGCTCGCTGATCGACGGCATGGGCTGGCTGCCCTCCCTGCTGGTACTGGCCGGCTGTGCCTTGCTGATGTTGCCGCTGGGGCGCTCACTTACCCGGCAGGCAGATGCCATGCCGCAAACCGGCGCACCGCAGGTGCATGCACATCTGCTGCAAGGCATGCTGCATACCTTTGCCCGCGCCTGGACCGAAAAAGGCTTCCGCCTGCTGATGGCGGGCTATTTTGTCTGCGGTTTTCAGGTGGTATTCATTGGCGTGCATCTGCCGGCCTATCTGCGTGATCACGGCATGGGCGGCAATATCGCCAGTCTGGCGCTGGCCCTGATCGGTCTGTTCAATATTTTCGGTACCTTTATCTTTGGCGAAGCCGGCAGCCGTTATGCCAAACCGCCCTTGCTGGCCGGCATTTATCTGGCGCGCAGCATTGCCATCGGCCTGTTTCTGTTATTGCCGCTGTCGGTGCCCTCGGTGCTGGTATTTGCCTCGGTGATGGGCTTTCTGTGGCTGTCCACCGTACCGCTGACCAATGGCGTGATTGCCAGCCAGTTTGGCGTACAGCACCTTGGCATGCTGTCCGGGGCGGTGTTCTTCTCGCATCAGTTGGGCAGCTTTCTGGGCGTGTGGCTGGGAGGCAAGCTGTACGACCTGAACGGCAATTACAATATCGTGTGGGGCATCGCCATCGCACTGGGCGTACTGGCCGCGCTGGCCAACCTGCCGATACGCGAGCAGGCATCTGCCGCCTTTGCCGACAAGGCCGCTGCATGA
- the alaC gene encoding alanine transaminase: MASSAGKRRFARIDRLPPYVFNITAELKLAARQRGEDIIDLSMGNPDGATPPHIVAKLNEVSQRPDTHGYSASKGIPRLRRAISRWYKDRYEVDIDPNSEAIVTIGSKEGLAHLMLATLDGGDTVLVPDPSYPIHIYGAVIAGAQIRSVPLVPGIDFFAELEKAIRGSYPKPKMMVLGFPSNPTAQCVELDFFEKVIALAKKHDIFVVHDLAYADIVFDGWKAPSIMQVPGAKDIAVEFFTLSKSYNMAGWRIGFMVGNPDLVAALARMKSYHDYGTFTPLQVAAIAALEGDQQCVRDIAAKYQQRRDVLVKGLNEIGWEVECPKASMYIWARIPEQWRELGSLEFARLMLEKAKVCVSPGIGFGDQGDEYVRFALIENEARIRQALRGIKQMFKEQ; this comes from the coding sequence ATGGCTTCCTCTGCAGGCAAGCGCCGCTTTGCGCGCATCGATCGTCTTCCCCCCTACGTATTCAATATCACCGCCGAACTGAAACTGGCGGCCAGACAGCGCGGCGAGGACATCATCGACCTGAGCATGGGCAACCCCGATGGCGCCACGCCGCCGCATATCGTGGCCAAGCTCAATGAAGTGTCGCAACGCCCGGATACCCACGGCTACTCTGCCTCCAAGGGCATTCCGCGGCTGCGTCGCGCCATTTCCCGCTGGTACAAGGACCGCTACGAGGTGGACATCGACCCCAATAGCGAGGCGATTGTCACCATCGGTTCCAAGGAGGGCCTGGCCCACCTGATGCTGGCCACGCTGGATGGCGGCGATACTGTGCTGGTGCCGGACCCCAGTTATCCCATCCACATTTACGGCGCGGTGATTGCCGGGGCGCAGATCCGTTCGGTGCCGCTGGTGCCCGGCATCGACTTTTTTGCCGAGCTGGAAAAGGCCATCCGTGGCAGCTATCCCAAGCCCAAGATGATGGTGCTGGGCTTTCCGTCGAATCCCACTGCGCAGTGCGTGGAGCTGGATTTCTTCGAAAAAGTGATTGCACTGGCCAAGAAGCACGACATTTTCGTGGTGCATGACCTGGCCTATGCCGACATCGTGTTTGATGGCTGGAAAGCACCGTCCATCATGCAGGTGCCGGGCGCCAAGGATATCGCCGTCGAGTTCTTCACCCTCAGCAAGAGCTACAATATGGCGGGCTGGCGCATCGGTTTCATGGTGGGCAACCCGGACCTGGTGGCTGCGCTGGCACGGATGAAGAGCTATCACGATTACGGCACCTTCACCCCGCTGCAAGTGGCCGCCATTGCCGCGCTGGAAGGCGATCAGCAATGCGTGCGTGACATCGCCGCCAAATACCAGCAGCGCCGCGACGTGCTGGTAAAGGGATTGAACGAGATTGGCTGGGAAGTGGAATGCCCCAAGGCTTCCATGTATATCTGGGCGCGTATTCCGGAACAGTGGCGCGAACTGGGTTCGCTGGAGTTTGCCCGCCTGATGCTGGAAAAGGCCAAGGTATGCGTATCGCCCGGCATCGGTTTTGGTGACCAGGGTGACGAATACGTACGCTTTGCGCTGATCGAGAATGAAGCGCGCATCCGGCAGGCGCTGCGTGGCATCAAGCAGATGTTCAAGGAGCAGTAA
- a CDS encoding methyl-accepting chemotaxis protein has translation MQFLDNISLTKKFIVNFMLSGGVLIAAILFCIWQIKSVGGETRQIAEDWLPSVQSVGEISQLRLRYRVRSLEYMLPNTPAERSKMESSMADLDSKLQDAFKRYESQISLDEEKIAYQQAQVAAAAYRDTVSKAIALIKAGKEDEAQALRKGEWVKKANALRDLTDSLIKLNAEGARKAAERADRSVKAGVAGGTVALIAGVILSLAVSLIVARRIAGRLDNTVDAARRIANGDLRGTLPPASQDEVGKLIIAMGHMQSALREAMQDSRRNAEVLLESSRQLNRSVQQMEQSASLQSQAASAIAANTEQLTVSINHVADGTAEAASLSASSDQQAANGLESLRSLVGQINDISLVVGTAAERIARLQTESAQISSIVAVIKDIADQTNLLALNAAIEAARAGEQGRGFAVVADEVRKLSERTAQSTNEIVKMVASIQQSTVDVVNGVDQGVELVAASVSNANAAGDTVSTLRDSAKHVAGIVDQLNTALREQASAATEVAQKIETIVQHAEEASATAHNTAQSADAVERIAVDMEKLVSRFQV, from the coding sequence ATGCAATTTCTTGACAACATCAGCCTGACTAAAAAATTTATCGTCAACTTCATGCTCAGCGGCGGCGTGCTGATTGCCGCCATCCTGTTCTGTATCTGGCAGATCAAGTCAGTTGGCGGTGAAACCCGCCAGATCGCTGAAGACTGGTTGCCATCAGTGCAATCGGTCGGCGAGATCAGCCAGTTGCGCTTGCGCTACCGGGTGCGCAGCCTGGAATACATGCTGCCCAACACCCCGGCCGAGCGCAGCAAGATGGAAAGCTCGATGGCGGACCTGGACAGTAAATTGCAAGACGCTTTCAAACGTTATGAATCCCAGATCAGCCTGGATGAGGAAAAAATCGCCTACCAGCAAGCACAGGTTGCCGCCGCCGCTTATCGTGACACCGTGAGCAAGGCAATTGCCTTGATCAAGGCTGGCAAGGAGGACGAGGCCCAGGCCTTGCGCAAGGGCGAATGGGTGAAAAAAGCCAATGCCCTGCGCGACCTGACCGATTCTCTGATCAAGCTGAATGCCGAGGGCGCGCGCAAGGCCGCCGAGCGTGCCGACCGCAGCGTGAAGGCTGGCGTGGCCGGTGGTACCGTGGCACTGATTGCCGGGGTAATCCTGTCGCTGGCGGTATCGCTGATTGTGGCCCGGCGCATTGCTGGCCGGCTGGACAATACCGTGGACGCCGCGCGGCGTATTGCCAACGGTGACTTGCGCGGCACCCTGCCACCGGCAAGCCAGGATGAGGTGGGAAAGCTGATTATCGCCATGGGCCATATGCAGTCGGCACTGCGGGAAGCCATGCAGGACTCGCGCCGCAATGCCGAAGTCCTGCTGGAGTCATCCCGCCAGCTCAACCGCTCGGTACAGCAGATGGAGCAGTCAGCCAGCCTGCAAAGCCAGGCTGCCTCCGCCATTGCTGCCAATACCGAACAACTGACAGTGTCGATCAATCACGTGGCTGACGGCACCGCCGAGGCCGCCAGCCTGAGCGCATCGTCCGATCAGCAAGCTGCCAACGGCCTGGAGTCGCTGCGCTCACTGGTGGGTCAGATCAATGACATCTCGCTGGTGGTTGGCACTGCAGCCGAACGGATTGCCCGCCTGCAAACCGAATCAGCGCAGATTTCCTCCATCGTGGCGGTGATCAAGGACATTGCCGACCAGACCAATCTGCTGGCGCTCAATGCCGCCATCGAGGCGGCCCGCGCTGGTGAACAGGGTCGCGGCTTTGCCGTGGTGGCCGACGAGGTGCGCAAACTGTCGGAGCGCACCGCGCAGTCCACCAATGAAATCGTCAAGATGGTGGCCTCCATCCAGCAATCCACCGTGGATGTGGTCAACGGTGTCGATCAAGGGGTGGAACTGGTGGCAGCCAGTGTCAGCAATGCCAATGCAGCCGGCGATACCGTATCCACCCTGCGCGACAGCGCCAAACATGTCGCCGGGATTGTCGATCAACTGAATACCGCGCTGCGCGAGCAAGCCTCTGCGGCCACCGAGGTGGCACAAAAAATCGAAACCATCGTGCAGCATGCCGAAGAAGCCAGCGCTACCGCCCACAATACCGCGCAGTCGGCGGATGCCGTTGAGCGCATTGCCGTGGACATGGAAAAACTGGTGTCGCGCTTCCAGGTATAA
- a CDS encoding Lrp/AsnC family transcriptional regulator, translating to MTDKTGLDRIDLQILDILQRDGRLPFQRLSEQVNLTPRPCLERVRRLEKAGIIKGYSAIVDLPRSAPPLVILAQVTLADHLVSQQAFIAEIQRTPQVQDGWMVSGTVDFLLRIACQHIDEYRQLADAWLASTAFRIEKILTTTELQTIKRAGRSPG from the coding sequence ATGACAGACAAAACCGGCCTGGATCGTATTGATCTGCAAATTCTCGACATCCTGCAACGCGATGGCCGCCTGCCCTTCCAGCGCCTGTCCGAGCAGGTAAACCTGACGCCACGCCCTTGTCTGGAACGGGTGCGCCGTCTGGAGAAGGCCGGCATCATCAAGGGCTACAGCGCCATCGTCGACCTGCCGCGCAGCGCACCGCCACTGGTGATTCTGGCGCAGGTGACGCTGGCCGACCATCTGGTTTCCCAGCAAGCCTTCATTGCCGAAATCCAGCGCACCCCGCAAGTGCAGGATGGCTGGATGGTGAGCGGCACGGTGGATTTCCTGTTGCGCATTGCCTGCCAGCATATCGATGAATACCGCCAACTGGCCGACGCCTGGCTGGCCAGCACGGCGTTTCGCATCGAGAAAATCCTCACCACCACCGAGCTGCAAACCATCAAGCGCGCTGGCCGCAGCCCAGGCTAG
- the gyrA gene encoding DNA gyrase subunit A: MTDQLFAKETIPISLEEEMRRSYLDYAMSVIVGRALPDVRDGLKPVHRRVLFAMHELSNDWNRAYKKSARIVGDVIGKYHPHGDSAVYDTIVRMAQDFSLRYPLVDGQGNFGSVDGDSAAAMRYTEIRMARIAHELLADIDKETVDFGPNYDGSEHEPLILPAKIPNLLINGSSGIAVGMATNIPPHNLTEVVDGCLALLANPEMTIDDLIDIIPAPDFPTAGIIYGTAGVKEGYRTGRGRVIMRARTHFEDIGKGDRQAIIVDEIPYQVNKSRLLERIAELVRDKQIEGISDLRDESDKSGMRVVIELKRGEMPEVVLNHLFKLTQLQDSFGINMVALVDGQPRLLNLKQIIDEFLRHRREVVTRRTIYELRKARERGHILEGLAVALSNVDDIIALIKASETPPAAKVALMARAWRSELVEEMLSRVDQSKARPDGLDAEFGLHPDGYRLSDAQAQAILEMRLQRLTGLEQDKIVGEYRDIMAIILDLIDILERPERINQIIGDELSAIKTQFGDGRRSEIEPFGGDINIEDLITPQDMVVTISHTGYIKTQPIDDYRSQRRGGRGKQAAATKDDDFIDTLFVANTHDYVLCFSSKGRCYWIKVYDLPQGGRNSRGKPMVNVLPLADGEKINALLPIKAFTDAEAVCDENEDDEAAALKAKGPFIFMCTANGTVKKTPLEAFSRPRTAGIIAVRLDEGDNLIGVALTSGNDQIMLFSDAGKAVRFSETDVRAMGRTAGGVRGMMLGEGQQVISLLVTNSEEQQVLTASDGGYGKRTRTGEFRHTSRGTQGVIAMDLTDKTGLKLVAASLVEDSDDVMLITTGGVLIRTKVSEVRETGRSAQGVRLINLDEGEKLIGLEKVAEGESDEEVEVVDGDAANGEDVAAPAADAASAGDAEA; encoded by the coding sequence ATGACAGATCAGCTTTTCGCCAAGGAAACGATCCCAATCAGCCTCGAAGAGGAAATGCGCCGCTCCTACCTCGACTACGCCATGAGCGTGATCGTGGGCCGTGCGCTTCCCGATGTGCGTGATGGCCTCAAACCGGTACATCGTCGCGTGCTGTTTGCCATGCACGAACTTTCCAACGACTGGAACCGTGCATACAAGAAATCCGCGCGTATCGTGGGCGATGTCATTGGTAAATACCACCCGCACGGTGACTCGGCGGTTTACGACACCATCGTGCGCATGGCGCAGGACTTCAGCCTGCGCTACCCGCTGGTGGATGGCCAGGGCAACTTCGGCTCGGTGGATGGCGACAGCGCCGCCGCCATGCGTTACACCGAAATCCGCATGGCGCGCATTGCGCACGAACTGCTGGCGGATATCGACAAGGAAACCGTGGACTTCGGGCCGAACTACGACGGCTCCGAACACGAACCGCTGATCCTGCCGGCCAAGATTCCCAACCTGCTGATCAACGGCTCCTCCGGCATTGCCGTGGGCATGGCCACCAACATCCCGCCGCACAACCTCACCGAAGTGGTGGATGGCTGTCTGGCGCTGCTGGCCAACCCGGAAATGACCATCGACGATCTGATCGACATCATTCCGGCACCGGACTTCCCGACGGCAGGCATCATCTACGGCACCGCCGGGGTGAAAGAGGGCTACCGTACCGGTCGCGGCCGCGTCATCATGCGCGCCCGCACCCACTTTGAAGACATCGGCAAGGGTGATCGTCAGGCCATCATCGTCGACGAGATTCCGTATCAGGTGAACAAGTCGCGCCTGCTGGAGCGCATTGCCGAACTGGTGCGTGACAAGCAGATCGAAGGCATTTCCGACCTGCGCGACGAGTCGGACAAGTCCGGCATGCGCGTGGTGATCGAGCTCAAGCGCGGCGAAATGCCGGAAGTGGTGCTCAACCACCTGTTCAAGCTCACCCAACTGCAAGACAGCTTCGGCATCAATATGGTGGCCCTGGTCGATGGCCAGCCGCGCCTGTTGAACCTGAAGCAGATCATCGACGAATTCCTGCGTCACCGCCGCGAAGTCGTCACCCGCCGCACCATCTACGAACTGCGCAAGGCGCGCGAACGTGGCCACATCCTGGAAGGCCTGGCCGTTGCGCTGTCCAATGTCGACGACATCATTGCGCTGATCAAGGCCTCGGAAACCCCGCCGGCTGCCAAGGTGGCGCTGATGGCGCGTGCCTGGCGCTCGGAGCTGGTGGAAGAGATGCTGTCCCGCGTGGACCAGAGCAAGGCGCGCCCGGACGGGCTGGATGCCGAATTCGGCCTGCACCCGGACGGCTACCGCCTGTCCGACGCGCAAGCCCAGGCCATCCTGGAAATGCGTCTGCAACGCCTGACCGGCCTGGAGCAGGACAAGATTGTCGGCGAATACCGCGACATCATGGCCATCATCCTGGACCTGATCGACATTCTGGAACGTCCGGAACGCATCAACCAGATCATCGGCGACGAACTCTCTGCCATCAAGACCCAGTTCGGCGATGGCCGTCGTTCGGAAATCGAACCGTTTGGCGGCGACATCAATATCGAGGACCTGATCACCCCGCAAGACATGGTGGTGACCATCTCCCATACCGGCTATATCAAGACCCAGCCGATCGACGATTACCGCTCGCAGCGCCGTGGCGGTCGTGGCAAGCAGGCTGCGGCCACCAAGGATGACGATTTCATCGACACCCTGTTTGTGGCCAATACCCACGACTACGTGCTGTGCTTCTCCAGCAAGGGCCGCTGCTACTGGATCAAGGTTTATGATCTGCCGCAGGGCGGTCGCAACAGCCGCGGCAAGCCGATGGTGAATGTGCTGCCGCTGGCCGATGGCGAGAAGATCAACGCACTGCTGCCGATCAAGGCCTTCACCGATGCCGAAGCCGTGTGCGACGAAAACGAAGATGATGAAGCCGCCGCCCTCAAGGCCAAGGGTCCGTTTATCTTCATGTGTACCGCCAACGGCACGGTGAAGAAAACCCCGCTGGAAGCCTTCTCCCGTCCGCGTACCGCCGGCATCATCGCCGTGCGTCTGGACGAAGGTGACAACCTGATCGGCGTCGCCCTGACTTCCGGCAACGACCAGATCATGCTGTTCTCCGACGCCGGCAAGGCCGTGCGCTTCAGCGAAACCGACGTGCGTGCCATGGGCCGTACCGCCGGTGGCGTGCGCGGCATGATGCTGGGTGAAGGCCAGCAGGTGATTTCCCTGCTGGTCACCAATTCGGAAGAGCAGCAAGTGCTGACCGCCAGCGATGGCGGCTATGGCAAGCGCACCCGCACCGGCGAATTTCGTCATACCAGCCGTGGCACCCAGGGCGTGATTGCGATGGACCTGACCGACAAGACCGGCCTCAAACTGGTGGCCGCCAGCCTGGTGGAAGACAGCGACGACGTGATGCTGATCACCACCGGCGGCGTGCTGATTCGCACCAAGGTATCTGAAGTGCGTGAAACCGGCCGTTCGGCACAGGGCGTGCGCCTGATCAACCTGGACGAGGGCGAGAAGCTGATCGGCCTGGAAAAGGTGGCAGAAGGCGAATCCGACGAGGAAGTCGAAGTTGTCGATGGCGATGCAGCCAACGGTGAAGATGTCGCCGCACCGGCAGCCGACGCCGCCAGCGCAGGGGATGCCGAGGCATGA
- a CDS encoding PaaI family thioesterase translates to MSDFMEKLATLRDAKDFTALIDAIPYARLMGVEMREDEAGELLFQLPFVERNVGNTVLPALHGGLIGGFLENAALLHLIWHRESLAAPKIVDFSLDYLRSGRPQTLFARCEITKQGKRVAHVLIEAWQEDRRKPVAVARAHFLLTQ, encoded by the coding sequence ATGAGCGATTTCATGGAAAAACTGGCCACACTGCGCGATGCCAAGGACTTCACCGCCCTGATCGACGCCATTCCCTATGCCCGGCTGATGGGCGTGGAAATGCGGGAAGACGAAGCGGGCGAGTTGCTGTTCCAGCTACCGTTTGTCGAGCGCAATGTCGGCAACACCGTTCTGCCGGCACTGCACGGCGGGCTGATTGGCGGGTTTCTGGAAAATGCGGCGCTGCTGCACCTGATCTGGCATCGCGAATCGCTGGCAGCACCCAAGATTGTCGATTTTTCGCTGGACTACCTGCGTTCAGGTCGACCGCAAACCCTGTTTGCCCGCTGCGAGATCACCAAGCAGGGCAAGCGCGTGGCACATGTATTGATAGAGGCCTGGCAAGAAGACCGCCGCAAGCCGGTGGCTGTGGCACGGGCCCATTTCCTGCTGACGCAGTGA
- a CDS encoding dimethylarginine dimethylaminohydrolase family protein, whose translation MYFTHAITRLPADTVAAGLTTASLGAPDAALTRQQFREYIDILLQLGLTVTTLPALPDFPDAHFVEDVAVMMPELAIITHPGAPSRRGEVHSMAPLVSRFRHAVWLGEGEHMDGGDVLMVDKRFFIGLSSRTNEAGISRFAREVEKFGYRVQAVPVASGLHLKSVVNYVGRNTVLLSAAAVDEPAFRDFRHIVLDPAEEYAGNTMWINDSLITPSGYPHTLRQLQQLELPIIQTDTSEIRKMDGGLTCLSLRF comes from the coding sequence ATGTACTTTACCCATGCCATCACCCGCCTGCCTGCCGACACCGTTGCCGCCGGCCTGACCACCGCCAGCCTCGGTGCGCCGGATGCCGCGCTCACCCGCCAGCAGTTTCGTGAATACATCGACATTCTGCTGCAACTGGGCCTGACCGTGACCACGCTGCCAGCCTTGCCGGATTTCCCCGATGCCCATTTCGTGGAAGACGTGGCGGTGATGATGCCGGAGCTGGCCATCATCACCCATCCGGGCGCACCATCCCGCCGTGGTGAGGTACACAGCATGGCCCCGCTGGTATCGCGTTTTCGCCATGCGGTGTGGCTGGGCGAGGGCGAACACATGGATGGCGGCGATGTGCTGATGGTGGACAAGCGTTTTTTCATTGGCCTGTCCAGCCGCACCAATGAAGCCGGCATCAGCCGTTTTGCCCGCGAAGTGGAAAAATTCGGCTATCGCGTGCAGGCGGTGCCGGTGGCCTCCGGCCTGCATCTGAAATCGGTGGTGAATTATGTCGGGCGTAATACCGTGCTGCTGTCGGCGGCAGCGGTTGATGAACCGGCATTCCGTGATTTTCGCCACATCGTGCTGGACCCGGCCGAGGAGTACGCCGGCAACACCATGTGGATCAACGACAGCCTGATCACCCCCAGCGGTTATCCGCATACCTTGCGCCAGTTGCAGCAACTGGAACTGCCCATCATCCAGACCGATACCAGTGAAATCCGCAAGATGGATGGCGGGCTCACCTGCCTGTCCTTGCGCTTCTGA
- the serC gene encoding 3-phosphoserine/phosphohydroxythreonine transaminase: MAKVYNFSAGPAVLPHDVLAQAQSEMLDWHGSGMCVMEMSHRGKEFMEIIHDAEQDLRELMHVPAGYKVLFLQGGASMQFSMVPLNLLGDKQSVDIVNTGHWSKLAIKEARRYCNVNVVASSEDRNFAYVPAEETWQRDPNAAYLHYTSNETIGGLQFPFVPSEQGVPLVCDMSSDFLSREVDVSKFGLIYAGAQKNIGPSGLVVLLVREDLLGRARADLPTMLNYQVHADADSMYNTPATYPIYIAGLVFKWLKQQGGVKGMASRNAEKAGLLYHTIQASEGFYTTHIDEPFRSRMNVVFRLKDEALEESFMMEARKNGLIQLKGHRVVGGMRASIYNAMPIEGVKALASFMQDFARQNG; this comes from the coding sequence ATGGCCAAGGTGTATAACTTTTCCGCCGGACCGGCAGTTTTGCCCCACGACGTTCTGGCACAAGCCCAAAGTGAAATGCTGGACTGGCACGGCTCCGGCATGTGCGTGATGGAAATGAGCCATCGCGGCAAGGAATTCATGGAAATCATCCATGATGCCGAGCAGGACCTGCGCGAGCTGATGCATGTGCCGGCCGGTTACAAGGTGCTGTTCCTGCAAGGCGGTGCCTCCATGCAGTTTTCCATGGTGCCGCTGAATCTGCTGGGCGACAAACAGTCGGTCGATATCGTCAATACCGGTCACTGGTCCAAGCTGGCCATCAAGGAAGCGCGTCGTTATTGCAATGTCAACGTGGTGGCCAGTAGCGAAGACCGCAACTTTGCCTATGTGCCGGCAGAGGAAACCTGGCAGCGCGACCCCAACGCCGCCTATCTGCACTACACCTCGAACGAAACCATCGGCGGTTTGCAGTTCCCCTTCGTGCCGTCCGAGCAGGGCGTGCCGCTGGTATGTGACATGTCCTCCGACTTCCTGTCGCGCGAAGTGGATGTCAGCAAGTTCGGCCTGATCTATGCTGGCGCGCAAAAGAATATCGGCCCGTCCGGTCTGGTAGTGCTACTGGTGCGTGAAGACCTGCTGGGCCGCGCCCGTGCCGACCTGCCCACCATGCTCAACTATCAGGTCCATGCCGACGCCGACTCCATGTACAACACCCCGGCCACCTATCCCATCTATATCGCCGGCCTGGTGTTCAAGTGGCTGAAGCAGCAGGGCGGGGTAAAGGGCATGGCAAGCCGCAATGCGGAAAAAGCCGGTCTGCTGTATCACACCATCCAGGCCAGCGAAGGCTTCTACACCACCCATATCGATGAACCCTTCCGTTCGCGCATGAATGTGGTGTTCCGCCTGAAGGACGAGGCACTGGAAGAGAGCTTCATGATGGAAGCACGCAAGAACGGGCTGATCCAGCTCAAGGGTCACCGCGTGGTTGGCGGCATGCGTGCCTCCATTTACAACGCCATGCCGATTGAAGGGGTGAAGGCACTGGCCAGCTTCATGCAGGACTTCGCCCGCCAGAACGGCTGA